aacatgaaatataaagtaATGATACGTATTTACAAATTGCTGTTATTACCAGGATAAGTGCTAGTAACTATCAAGTAGTACAACATTATTTACCGCTTTAGATGACCATACATAAACGGATTTGCTTCTTTTCTAGTTTATCAACCAAATTGGCAATTCGACATACTTTGATGCTATCAGCATTTCCCAGGCTGAAAACTCTGAGTAAATCATAATGATCACGCAGTTCATTTGCGCAGCTGATTTGCTGGATGGATATTTCAAGCACTTCTTTTGAATCTGAGACGGTAGCCTTCACTTCGATGTATTGTAACTGTTCATCACCATTGACATCTTTGAGAGAGAGCACAAAATCATAAGGATGTCCTATTTCATCTTGTTCGTTCAACCAGGTAACTTCGAgaatttttttatcattataagTATCCAAGCTCTTCAGGTACTGATGCACAAGTCTTTCCCCAAGATTTCCGATTTCCGGTTGGTCAGCTGCTTTATCGAACACGACCTGTTCTGGAATGTTTGGAATGTGTAATTCTTCGAATAGAGTCTCATCTCGGATTTCATAATGATCTGAAAATAGTTCAGTGAAAATTTACAATAAATCCACTCTAATCATCATCGATGCATGCAACCTCGTCAGAGAatcacattttttttcttaacccATTTACACTCAAGCCGCCCGTAGCCaccctgcctattactcctTAAGCCGCCCGCATCCGCCCGCCACTTTTTTCGTATGCTGCACAAAAACAGTTATagtgggatttgaacccaatGGCTTATGATAAACGAGACACCCAAGTCCTCAAAATACCatacagaaatcaacatccttCCATCATTTTTCGAGTATTTGGAGTATGAACATGACAGATCTGAGCgctcacttcaaatccaagtaagtttggatgaattttgGGGGCACAATTTTGGTGgtttaccacaatcatagaacatgtcagcagctatgattttgtaattgattgtgaaaaCGTtacctcgttaccaatttaatatggaaatactaagtattctactattccaacgccccctggtgaccatattcaaaacccaatgaccttaaaactcatcataatcatagaacatgtcataaactacaactttgcaattgatcatgataacaaaatatgtctcgttaccaatttaatatggaaatactaagtattctactattcaatgccccctggtgaccatattcaaaacccaataaccttaaaactcaccataatcatagaaaatgtcataaactacatctttgcaattgatcaaggtaacaaaatatgcctaggtaccaatctaataaggaaatactaggttattctactattcaacgccccctggtgaccatatagaataactaatgtccttaaaactcaccacaatcatagatgatgtcatgagcaacaactttgcaattaattatggtaacaaaatatgcttaggtatcaatataatgtggaaaaacattttcccaCCTAccaatgagtactgatgataccaagatggccgccaattgcgtcacaaatggccgatcaaaaatacctggctcaggtataaaacaacCCTTTCCAAGGAATACCCAtcaaaaattgcaatgagaaatggcaaaccagtaggaagctacaggactcagaatttgggccaaaattgacatttttgggcactaaaaaggtcataggacggccatcttgagtccgatcgacccaatttttcttatggtgatgggccctggggggattcaaatatatatgaaagatcaaggtaattgatttaagcgtcttcaaaatttccctcaaaaagtgtaaaaagtgctgattttgacgaacaacaatggctgccagtcggccatcttgaatctgagagggccagtttttggggtgaagatgtgtctagggtagacacatgtataaaccaaatatcaagacattaccttgaagcgtcttcaaaacttcccaaaataactagattccgtctacggacggacgaaaagtgaacgcaatagcccgctgggactaaagtcccaagtgggctaaaaaccaatgaccttgaaactaaccacaatcatagaacatttcagcagctacaattttgtaatcgattgtgataacaaaatatacctcgttaccaatttaatatggacatactaagttattctactattcaatgcccctggtgaccatattcaaaacccaatgtctttgaaactcaccacaatcattgaatatgttatgagctacaactttgcaatcggtcatggtaacaaaatatgcctaggtaccaatatgattaggaaatactaagttattctactattcaacgccccctagtgaccatatggaataactaatgtccttgaaactcaccacaatcatagaggatgtcatgagctacaactttgcaattgattgtggtaacaaaatatgcattggtacaaatataatatagaaatactaagatattaacgccaatgaccttgaaactcaccacaatcatagaacactttataagctacaactttctaattcattgtggtcacaaaatatgcttaggaaTCAATATAATgccgaaaaactttttcccacctacgaatgagtactgatgacaccaagatggccgccaattgcgtcataattggctgatcaaaaatacctgtcccgggtataaaacatccctctccaAAGAAAACCCATcgcaaattgcaatgagaaatagtaaaccagtaggaagctaagggactcagaattcgggccaaaattgacacttttgggcactaaataggtcataggatggccatcttgaggCTTATTGACCCAAGTTTTCTTATGCtaatgggcccttgggggattcaaatacatatgaaagatcaaggtaattgatcaaagcgtcttcaaaatttccctcaaaaagttcaaaaacgtgtaaaaagtgctaattttggcgaacaacgatgtctgccagtcggccatcttgattctgacagggccagtttttgggctgaagatgtgtctagggtagatacatgtgtaacccaaatatcaagacattttattaaagcgtcttcaaaacttctcaaaataactggattccgtttACGCTCCTTGCCACTACGAGATATCTCGTAGTAAGCCCGGAgtgaatgaattcattttttttctgtttggcAATGTGGATAACAACATAAATCGAAGTCTGGCAACTCAGATAAACAagtaattttaaaaaaatcaataactaactttttttatcaattctttatttatttatgaacatctaaaaaatcaaattatattacgTGCTTATTTTCACATCAAAGTTTATAAGGCATCAAACGCTTATCAAATACCTTTCCTAATTGGAAAGAAATGATTCACCTCACTGTGAATCGATAATAAACATAGTACGATAGAAATTATAGCATTGTTGTCATGGCATTTCTTTAGTTTTGTACATGGTATCTCCTGAAACAAGGGGTTACACATAATGCTGGTTTTCCAGGACAGACATCACAAACGTAACGTGTTTCTTTGCGGTTACCATCTCTTCTGCAAATGCGACATGGCTTTGTGGGGTATTGCTTTCTATCTGATGGGGGAACACATGAAGATAGTGAAATGCTGCTGGAACATCTGGGtttaggggagggggaacTAATGCAACTGGTGCCAAGGCGGGGGATGTCGCCAAGCAAATGTTTGACGATGGCTTCACGGAAAGCTAATATCTGAATTGAGTCATTTGCATCATTGTACATCATATGTGCATTGACAATGCTCATTTCTAGTATGTGCAAGCCAATCTTTTAACCAACTACAAGTCTCGTAGCTGGCAACTGGTATAAAACGTTTACCCCCACTGCCAACTACGAGACTCGATTCAACTCTGTTTTCACCATATAATAGGTGTAATACATGCATTAAatgcaataaaaatcaatatatgTGGTTTCCGCCTGCTTTTCGTTGATTGGTGAAATTGGCAatgttgagaaaaaaaaattttttgagTGGCAGTCAACGtgttaagtcccaagtggctAAAAAAGGCCTTACCATTTGCAATGTATATTTACATTGCAAATAATGACCTTCCCTCGCCATGCATTACGTCGCAAATATGTGGTTACTACAATAGCGGCTGTGGGGAGTCATTACGCCGCTGGCGTGTAGCCGTTCATCTGGGCTTGTCCGCTTGAACTTAGTTTCAATTCTCACTCACAGATGGAGGAGGTTTAGTACctcaaatattgaattgatttcaattgaataatGCCATCGGGTTCAAATCCTGGTGAGGGGTGCTGCATTATCTACTGTAGTGAAGAAGTTAACCCATTGGGTATTCTAACAGAGAACAGACGTACTTTAAATCTGAGGGTAGAgatttgaggaatttgatttGACGGCGTATTTGTTGTACGAGAAGAATATTACAATTCTCTATAATATCTTACCAAAATTGAGCCTGAATTTTCGAACGCTTTGTGGGGTTTTATCATAATCGACCAATTCTGAGGATTTCATGTGTTCCCAGGGGTGTTCTCGACTCGTGTCCATTGCCAAATCTGAATGATTGTTGGTTGTGGTACTCTGAACAGAGTAACCACTCTGAAAAAAGATCAAGATATCCACATATAAATAAAGTGTTTGGTTTCTATATCTACTGTACTGTAACCTATCATAatagattattgtaaattacaTATACCCATTAAGATTATCGCTTTACGAAGCAAAAGCCTAAGAAAGTACAAGTCTTAGACATGTTCTAGATATGTTTCTGATACAATATTCCCTGAATGaagtgtatattgatattcGAAGGAGGAATTCCTGCCACTCTTAATTCAGGAAATTACTACACTAGTTTACAATATTTATTTTgacaatgatagaaatatgtaaatgataaagaATACAAGCCCAAATGAAATCCTAAATTCACTGAGACGCTAGAATTCACTTACTAATTCTGCACTATCAGCTGATCTTGGTCGTTTAGCCGGACGATCAATGTCTGTTCTGTCATTGTCCCGTTTAATTGAACCAGCAACTGCACTGCTACTGCTATCCTGTGCTGAGCTTATCATTTCGCCTGAAAGTACATAGGTCATCTATGATAGAAATGCAAAAGCAGCCAAAATCATCACAATCTATTCATAATTAGGCACCCAGGGATAGAAAGCCCACTTGGTGAAATgcaatacaaaataaacagtgCTGTATCAAACTAATATTTGATCTCTAGATTTTCAGAGTGGAAATCGTCGTATTTGACCTCAACGCGAGGTTCGAAATCATTCTCATCTGTGAGAAGCGTTACGGTCGTTCACGTCAGAGTGGAGAACAATGCGATAGACCTCGATGTGAGGTTTGTAACCTTACTCGCCGGTATGAGAATCATCGGACTTAGCCTCAGCGTGAGGACCGTGACTTTTCTCGTCCGTGAGAAGGTCGTGTCGACCTCAGCATGAGGTTCGTAACCATTCTCATTCTAACTCAATTCACATTTATGGCCCCATGCTGTGGAATATGACCCGATGAAATTTCTCAATGTCATATAATctcaatgaaatttcattgatgtcaAATGCCATTTGAGATTGTCAAATAAATCTAAGAAAGCACAAAACTGTAGTTCAACCGTTTTCATGAGTTATTTAGAACCTAGCAGGAAATTGTATCAGCTACTTTTCATGTATGGTTGAAGCCTGCTATGATAGTTGACAGCTGAGAAATTTGGCAATAGCTTTTTCTTGCTTCTGTATTTTCTTCTTCTTGGGCTAATGATAGGAAATTACCGACTGGAAACCGCCcatgaaatattacaatttttgtagctaaaatttgtatttccgagtagtacttacccctTCCTATGGTGGGAATGATGGGAAATACAAAAGAATTCTGGGGTTGTCGCATAGAaggttgagaagtggtaggaaccatttctgagcTGGCTAATATGGAgctaccagaactatgttgcaattgactgatctctctaCTTGATCCAGCAGGCACCGGAGGACTGGTGTGGGAGGGAACGCACATGTATGCATCCCTgaccagtccagagagaaggcatcgaCCCCCATGCTTCCACGTCTGAAAACGGGAAATGAACAGCggacacctccgattgaactgggtggcaaacagatccagcagAGGATTGCCGAACATGTCTCGAACCCGATTGGCCACTTTTTTGGTGGTGGacccattctgtcgcaatagctTGACCTTGACAAGAAAAAGCATCGGCCATCAtgttccttttccctgctagatgtgccacagtcagggaAACGCCCTTTGTCTGGCAAAGAAGAATTTAGGCTGACAGGTCCATGTGGGTTTCTGAGTGAGCGCCCCCTTGATTCTGAAGGTAGGCCTTCACTGTTCAGTTGTCCGTGGCTAACCAAAGgtggtggccctccactctcctgtgaaagaacttcagAGCCTTCAACACGGCCAGAAGTTCcaggaaatttatgtggttggtggcctcTTAGCGAGACCACTTTCTGGCCTTGACTTCGTTCTCCAGATGCGTCCTCGACCCTTGGTGGCTGGGATCCGTGAATACACGAACAGGAGCCTACGACTAAGATTCATAGTTGCCGCCCACCAACGAAGGTCTGATCTTAGATCCGTTAgaggtacgggaatcaaggTCTCCCAGCTGCCCTTCGACCGAGACCAGTAGACTTTCCAAAACtgttgcaagcgcctgcttctgaggcggcGTAAGGGCATCATCAGACCGATGGAGCTAATGGAGCCTAGAAGCCTtgaccagtaacgagctgtATTCGGGGTTGCGGaaactcccgctacagcttcttgaagtttggcttGAGCCATGGATGAAAAGACCTTGCCGATTCGAAGATCGAAGTCCATGCTGAGATACCTGAACTGTTGAGCCGGCGTCAGCTGAGAGTTCCCCGTTTACACAGAACCCTAGCTGGTGAactaagtccaagactgaggtcattgcctcccgacattcTTGAGCCGAGTTTTCGACTACTtaccagtcgtcgaggtaaatGAACAGTCAAACACCCCTGGACTGAAGCACCTTCTGAAATGACTTGTGTGAAGTCAATGTATATGTTATATGTAAAGTTATTTGTTTGTATAAAGTGTAACGGTAGTTGGTCGTTCTTTTGTTCGTTCTCTTGTCAGTA
This region of Tubulanus polymorphus unplaced genomic scaffold, tnTubPoly1.2 scaffold_22, whole genome shotgun sequence genomic DNA includes:
- the LOC141914460 gene encoding uncharacterized protein LOC141914460, coding for MISSAQDSSSSAVAGSIKRDNDRTDIDRPAKRPRSADSAELSGYSVQSTTTNNHSDLAMDTSREHPWEHMKSSELVDYDKTPQSVRKFRLNFDHYEIRDETLFEELHIPNIPEQVVFDKAADQPEIGNLGERLVHQYLKSLDTYNDKKILEVTWLNEQDEIGHPYDFVLSLKDVNGDEQLQYIEVKATVSDSKEVLEISIQQISCANELRDHYDLLRVFSLGNADSIKVCRIANLVDKLEKKQIRLCMVI